A DNA window from Equus przewalskii isolate Varuska chromosome 12, EquPr2, whole genome shotgun sequence contains the following coding sequences:
- the PDXDC1 gene encoding pyridoxal-dependent decarboxylase domain-containing protein 1 isoform X2: protein MGKNLKEAMKMLEDSQRRTEEENGKKLMSGDIPGPLQGSGQDMVSILQLVQNLMHGDEDEEPQSTRIQNIGEQGHIALLGHSLGAYISTLDKEKLRKLTTRILSDTTLWLCRIFRYENGCAYFHEEEREGLAKICRLAIHSRYEDFVVDGFNVLYNKKPVIYLSAAARPGLGQYLCNQLGLPFPCLCRVPCNTMFGSQHQMDVAFLEKLIKEDIERGKLPLLLVANAGTAAVGHTDKIGRLKELCEQYGIWLHVEGVNLATLALGYVSSSVLAATKCDSMTLTPGTWLGLPAVPAATLYKHDDPALTLVAGLTSNKPADKLRALPLWLSLQYLGLDGIVERIKHACQLSQRLQESLKKVNHIKILVEDELSSPVVVFRFFQELPGSDPVLKAVPGPNMAPSAVGRERHSCDALNRWLGEQLKQLVPASGLTVMDLETEGSCVRFSPLTTAAALGTRAEDVDQLVACVQSKLPVLTCTLQLREEFKQEVTGMAGLLYVDDPNWPGIGVVRYEHASDDKSSLKLDPEGEKIHAGLLKKLNELESDLTFKMGPEYKSMKSCIYIGMASEDIDVSELVETIAVTAREIEENSRLLENMTEVVRKGIQEAQVQLQKANEERLLEEGVLRQIPVVGSVLNWFSPVQASQKGRSFNLTAGSLESTEHTYVYKVQGTGVTPPQTPSGTRTKQRLPGQKPFKRSLRGSDALSETSSVSHTEDLEKMEHLSAGPEQDAPEANSPERPPGAPTPQEAEQAGALQNGAQRPEDDRPQVEEPESLR, encoded by the exons ATGGGAAAAAACTTGAAGGAGGCCATGAAGATGCTAGAGGACAGTCAGAG aagaacagaggaggaaaatggaaagaagctCATGTCAGGGGATATTCCAGGGCCACTCCAAGGCAG TGGACAAGATATGGTGAGCATCCTCCAGTTAGTTCAGAATCTGATGCACGGAGATGAAGATGAGGAGCCCCAGAGTACCCG AATCCAGAATATTGGAGAACAAGGTCATATAGCTTTGTTGGGGCATAGTCTGGGAGCTTATATTTCAACTCTGGACAAAGAGAAGCTGAGAAAACTTACAACTCGGATCCTTTCAGACACTACCTTATGGCTTTGCAGAATTTTCAG GTATGAAAATGGCTGCGCTTATTTCCacgaagaagaaagagaaggacttGCAAAGATCTGTAGGCTTGCCATTCATTCCCGTTATGAAGACTTCGTAGTGGATGGGTTCAATGTGTTATATAACAAGAAGCCTGTTATATATCTTAGTGCTGCTgccaggcctggcctgggccagTACCTCTGTAATCAG CTCGGCTTGCCCTTCCCCTGCTTGTGCCGTGTGCCCTGTAACACTATGTTTGGATCCCAGCATCAGATG GATGTTGCCTTCCTGGAGAAACTGATTAAAGAAGATATTGAACGAGGAAAATTGCCCCTTTTGCTTGTTGCAAACGCTG GAACTGCAGCCGTAGGGCACACAGATAAGATCGGCCGTTTGAAAGAACTCTGTGAGCAGTATGGCATATGGCTTCATGTGGAGGG TGTGAATCTGGCAACATTGGCTCTAGGTTATGTCTCCTCGTCAGTGCTG GCTGCGACCAAATGCGATAGCATGACGTTGACCCCAGGCACGTGGCTGGGTCTGCCAGCTGTTCCCGCAGCTACCCTTTATAAACACGACGACCCCGCCTTG ACTTTAGTTGCTGGTCTTACATCAAATAAGCCAGCAGACAAACTCCGTGCCCTGCCCCTGTGGTTGTCTTTGCAATACTTGGGACTCGATGGCATTGTGGAGAGGATCAAGCACGCCTGTCAACTG AGTCAGCGATTGCAAGAAAGTTTGAAGAAAGTCAACCACATCAAAATCTTG GTGGAGGATGAGCTCAGCTCTCCAGTAGTGGTGTTCAGGTTCTTCCAGGAACTGCCAGGCTCAG ATCCAGTGCTTAAAGCTGTCCCAGGGCCCAACATGGCACCTTCAGCAGTCGGCCGGGAGAGACACTCCTGTGATGCACTGAATCGCTGG CTGGGAGAGCAGCTGAAGCAGCTGGTGCCCGCCAGCGGCCTCACTGTCATGGACCTGGAGACGGAAGGCTCGTGCGTGCGGTTCAGCCCTCTGACAACGGCGGCAG CTTTAGGAACTCGGGCAGAGGATGTGGACCAGCTCGTAGCCTGCGTACAGAGCAAGCTGCCGGTGCTGACCTGCACGCTGCAGCTGCGAGAGGAGTTCAAGCAGGAGGTGACGGGGATGGCGGGCCTCCTCTACGTCGATGACCCTAACTGGCCTGGAATCGGAGTCGTCAG GTACGAACATGCAAGTGATGATAAGAGCAGTTTGAAATTAGatccagaaggggaaaaaatccatGCTGGACTCCTGAAAAAGTTAAATGAACTGGAATCTGACCTCACGTTTAAAATGG GCCCCGAGTATAAAAGCATGAAGAGCTGCATTTACATCGGCATGGCGAGCGAGGACATAGACGTCTCTGAACTAGTGGAGACCATTGCAGTCACTGCCCGGGAAATTGAGGAAAACTCAAGG CTTCTGGAAAACATGACAGAAGTGGTTCGGAAAGGAATTCAGGAAGCTCAGGTTCAGCTGCAGAAGGCCAATGAGGAGCGGCTTCTGGAAGAG GGGGTGTTGCGGCAGATCCCTGTAGTAGGGTCCGTGCTGAATTGGTTTTCTCCAGTACAAGCTTCACAGAAGGGAAGAAGTTTTAACTTAACAGCAG GCTCTCTGGAGTCCACGGAACACACATATGTCTACAAAGTGCAAGGGACAGGAGTAACACCGCCTCAGACCCCCTCAGGCACTCGCACCAAACAGAGACTTCCAG GCCAGAAGCCTTTTAAAAGGTCCCTCCGTGGGTCAGATGCCCTGAGTGAGACAAGCTCCGTGAGTCATACCGAAGACTTAGAAAAGATGGAGCACCTGTCTGCTGGGCCCGAGCAGGACGCCCCGGAGGCTAACAGTCCTGAGCGACCCCCAGGGGCTCCCACCCCTCAGGAAGCCGAGCAGGCTGGGGCCCTCCAGAATGGGGCCCAGCGCCCCGAAGACGACCGCCCACAGGTAGAAGAACCCGAGAGCCTAAGATAA
- the PDXDC1 gene encoding pyridoxal-dependent decarboxylase domain-containing protein 1 isoform X1, with product MDASLEKIADPTLAEMGKNLKEAMKMLEDSQRRTEEENGKKLMSGDIPGPLQGSGQDMVSILQLVQNLMHGDEDEEPQSTRIQNIGEQGHIALLGHSLGAYISTLDKEKLRKLTTRILSDTTLWLCRIFRYENGCAYFHEEEREGLAKICRLAIHSRYEDFVVDGFNVLYNKKPVIYLSAAARPGLGQYLCNQLGLPFPCLCRVPCNTMFGSQHQMDVAFLEKLIKEDIERGKLPLLLVANAGTAAVGHTDKIGRLKELCEQYGIWLHVEGVNLATLALGYVSSSVLAATKCDSMTLTPGTWLGLPAVPAATLYKHDDPALTLVAGLTSNKPADKLRALPLWLSLQYLGLDGIVERIKHACQLSQRLQESLKKVNHIKILVEDELSSPVVVFRFFQELPGSDPVLKAVPGPNMAPSAVGRERHSCDALNRWLGEQLKQLVPASGLTVMDLETEGSCVRFSPLTTAAALGTRAEDVDQLVACVQSKLPVLTCTLQLREEFKQEVTGMAGLLYVDDPNWPGIGVVRYEHASDDKSSLKLDPEGEKIHAGLLKKLNELESDLTFKMGPEYKSMKSCIYIGMASEDIDVSELVETIAVTAREIEENSRLLENMTEVVRKGIQEAQVQLQKANEERLLEEGVLRQIPVVGSVLNWFSPVQASQKGRSFNLTAGSLESTEHTYVYKVQGTGVTPPQTPSGTRTKQRLPGQKPFKRSLRGSDALSETSSVSHTEDLEKMEHLSAGPEQDAPEANSPERPPGAPTPQEAEQAGALQNGAQRPEDDRPQVEEPESLR from the exons ataGCAGACCCTACACTAGCTGAAATGGGAAAAAACTTGAAGGAGGCCATGAAGATGCTAGAGGACAGTCAGAG aagaacagaggaggaaaatggaaagaagctCATGTCAGGGGATATTCCAGGGCCACTCCAAGGCAG TGGACAAGATATGGTGAGCATCCTCCAGTTAGTTCAGAATCTGATGCACGGAGATGAAGATGAGGAGCCCCAGAGTACCCG AATCCAGAATATTGGAGAACAAGGTCATATAGCTTTGTTGGGGCATAGTCTGGGAGCTTATATTTCAACTCTGGACAAAGAGAAGCTGAGAAAACTTACAACTCGGATCCTTTCAGACACTACCTTATGGCTTTGCAGAATTTTCAG GTATGAAAATGGCTGCGCTTATTTCCacgaagaagaaagagaaggacttGCAAAGATCTGTAGGCTTGCCATTCATTCCCGTTATGAAGACTTCGTAGTGGATGGGTTCAATGTGTTATATAACAAGAAGCCTGTTATATATCTTAGTGCTGCTgccaggcctggcctgggccagTACCTCTGTAATCAG CTCGGCTTGCCCTTCCCCTGCTTGTGCCGTGTGCCCTGTAACACTATGTTTGGATCCCAGCATCAGATG GATGTTGCCTTCCTGGAGAAACTGATTAAAGAAGATATTGAACGAGGAAAATTGCCCCTTTTGCTTGTTGCAAACGCTG GAACTGCAGCCGTAGGGCACACAGATAAGATCGGCCGTTTGAAAGAACTCTGTGAGCAGTATGGCATATGGCTTCATGTGGAGGG TGTGAATCTGGCAACATTGGCTCTAGGTTATGTCTCCTCGTCAGTGCTG GCTGCGACCAAATGCGATAGCATGACGTTGACCCCAGGCACGTGGCTGGGTCTGCCAGCTGTTCCCGCAGCTACCCTTTATAAACACGACGACCCCGCCTTG ACTTTAGTTGCTGGTCTTACATCAAATAAGCCAGCAGACAAACTCCGTGCCCTGCCCCTGTGGTTGTCTTTGCAATACTTGGGACTCGATGGCATTGTGGAGAGGATCAAGCACGCCTGTCAACTG AGTCAGCGATTGCAAGAAAGTTTGAAGAAAGTCAACCACATCAAAATCTTG GTGGAGGATGAGCTCAGCTCTCCAGTAGTGGTGTTCAGGTTCTTCCAGGAACTGCCAGGCTCAG ATCCAGTGCTTAAAGCTGTCCCAGGGCCCAACATGGCACCTTCAGCAGTCGGCCGGGAGAGACACTCCTGTGATGCACTGAATCGCTGG CTGGGAGAGCAGCTGAAGCAGCTGGTGCCCGCCAGCGGCCTCACTGTCATGGACCTGGAGACGGAAGGCTCGTGCGTGCGGTTCAGCCCTCTGACAACGGCGGCAG CTTTAGGAACTCGGGCAGAGGATGTGGACCAGCTCGTAGCCTGCGTACAGAGCAAGCTGCCGGTGCTGACCTGCACGCTGCAGCTGCGAGAGGAGTTCAAGCAGGAGGTGACGGGGATGGCGGGCCTCCTCTACGTCGATGACCCTAACTGGCCTGGAATCGGAGTCGTCAG GTACGAACATGCAAGTGATGATAAGAGCAGTTTGAAATTAGatccagaaggggaaaaaatccatGCTGGACTCCTGAAAAAGTTAAATGAACTGGAATCTGACCTCACGTTTAAAATGG GCCCCGAGTATAAAAGCATGAAGAGCTGCATTTACATCGGCATGGCGAGCGAGGACATAGACGTCTCTGAACTAGTGGAGACCATTGCAGTCACTGCCCGGGAAATTGAGGAAAACTCAAGG CTTCTGGAAAACATGACAGAAGTGGTTCGGAAAGGAATTCAGGAAGCTCAGGTTCAGCTGCAGAAGGCCAATGAGGAGCGGCTTCTGGAAGAG GGGGTGTTGCGGCAGATCCCTGTAGTAGGGTCCGTGCTGAATTGGTTTTCTCCAGTACAAGCTTCACAGAAGGGAAGAAGTTTTAACTTAACAGCAG GCTCTCTGGAGTCCACGGAACACACATATGTCTACAAAGTGCAAGGGACAGGAGTAACACCGCCTCAGACCCCCTCAGGCACTCGCACCAAACAGAGACTTCCAG GCCAGAAGCCTTTTAAAAGGTCCCTCCGTGGGTCAGATGCCCTGAGTGAGACAAGCTCCGTGAGTCATACCGAAGACTTAGAAAAGATGGAGCACCTGTCTGCTGGGCCCGAGCAGGACGCCCCGGAGGCTAACAGTCCTGAGCGACCCCCAGGGGCTCCCACCCCTCAGGAAGCCGAGCAGGCTGGGGCCCTCCAGAATGGGGCCCAGCGCCCCGAAGACGACCGCCCACAGGTAGAAGAACCCGAGAGCCTAAGATAA